A window of Pseudocalidococcus azoricus BACA0444 genomic DNA:
GTTCATAAATCGAAGCCAAATGAAAATCAAGGGATAACTGTTCTGAATATAAGAAGAGCAAATGAGAACATAGACACAATTGAAATTGATCACCAGAAAATTCTAGGTTTGGCAAAGATTGGCATAAATACCGCCCTGAAACTCTTCCAGATTCATAGTCTAATAAAAACTTTTCCATTGCGCCGAGACGAGACTTGCCAAGCTCATCGGCATTTTCGAAGTTCTTCCAGATGTAGTGACTAGAGTTTTGCTTCACCTGTGAAATCACTAACTCGTAAGTAGCTCGAACACGCTGCTCAATTTGTTCAGTGGAAAATTGATAAATCGGATCAATAGATACAACAGAGTGACCTAGCTCAGTCATCTCAGCATTAAAACTAGCTGGGCCATCGCCACATCCGAGAATTTTTAGGTTTAAATCTATTTCTGATAGATTAAACATCAACTTGTATTCTTCTAATGTTCTGCCCCAAGGAACAACTTCTTCAAGTTTCATTTATAAAAAATCTCAAGACATCTCTTCTGGTACAAATTCAAGCCAAATAATAGGTAATTATATCAAAGTTTTTTCCATATCCCCCCAAATACGGATAGAGATTTAAGTCGATTTGTTCATGCCATAGTTTTATGGTCATAAAGGTGGTGCTGCTCATTTCCAAGCATGATTACTATATAGGTAACACTATTTTATCCATTAATCCAGTCTCCTAAGTGTTGACAACAGGGCAGGAAGTAAGCAGCTAAAACATCATCAATAGACCAAAACTCTTCATAACAATTTTGAGAACAGTAACAGCCAATAAAGACCAACAGTAGATCACGCAGGGGAATTTCCGATTGGGCCAGGGGATGCAGATAGAGACTGTTCACCACATTTTGTAAATAGACTAAATTACAAATCATGGCCGCAAATATCCCGGTGGGTTGGTGCAGGTTGGGAGCATAGGCCTGGAACTCCTGAAAAAAAAGTTGATAGAGTTCTGCCAATGCGGACTTGAGGGCCAACTCATTCATGGATGCCGGGTGATCTGGGCCTGGGGACTGTTGCCATTCTTGCCATAGCTCGGTTTCCAAAAGACTGGGTTGAGAAATAGATAGACTGATCTCTAGAAGAGGTTGCAAGACTCGCAAAAACAGAAAGTCAAGATCTAAGAGGGATAAATCTAACTTAGTCGGGCTATTGGCAAACACCGAGGAGCTTTGTAAACTATCTACTTCGGCAGGAAAATGACAAACAAACTTAAATTCAGCCACATCCGCAAGCATTTCACCAAGCAAATGGGTAAAGAGAAAGCCTAAGCGTTGCTGAACTTCACCATGGAAAAATAACCTTGCCCGCGCCTGATCTAACTGGACTTGCCCCTGATGCCAATCAAATAACTCGCGACAGGCCAGGGGGCCATAGGGCGTATAGGCTGTTTCCCCCGGCCAGAGGGGCGCGCCACAATCACTTAAAAATTCATAATCATTCAAGAAACTGGTCAGCCAAAGTTGCCAATGGTGGCCCCAAATATCATGAATTAAAAAGGCTTCTGCTTTAGCCGTGGGTAAGATGCTGACAGAACGGGTTAAAATTCGGACTACGTGACTGGGTGGCAGGGCCAGATCTGCGGCTAATTCTTGCAGCCAGGCCCAATTGATTTGACTGCCCTCACAGGCCCCGAAAATTGGAAAGCGATCAAATTTTTCATAGTTAAATTGATTGAGTTTGTCCAAAAATGTTTGGATTTCAGTACGGGCCTCAGGGGTGAGTTGATTCCAGGCCTGGAAGTTCGGATGTCCTTGGGAGTTCCAGGTACAGAGACAACTGTTTTCATAACTGAGACAAAAATAGAGTTGCCAATCGGTACTGCCCCAGGCCAAGCATTCAGCCGGAATCGGTAACTCACCAAAAATTGCCTGAAACACCCTCAATGCCGAGGTTTCCTGGATGGCCTGGCGGAGTCGTTTCATGACCCGATGATGTTGGCTAAATTGGCTCTCTAACTGACTGAGTTCCTGCTTAAACGCCTTCAAGGTTTCTGCGGGTAAGTCAAACCAAGCCCAGAGTTCTGTAATCGCATCAATCCTGGTTAAGGCTGGCGGAATGGGTTCCGGTTGAAATCGCTGCAGAGTATTGGGAATTATCGTGCCATACCACTGGGCTGCCCCAAGATGGGGATAGTGACTCAAGAGAATACAGGCCTGGGCAAAGGTTAAGCGCACCCCTACGGGAATATCTTGCATCTTGGGGATATGAGATTGGAGGGGATGGGCCAACCGATCCAATTGGGCCCGAATTTCTAGGAGCCGTTTCTGCCGGGCCTGGGAGAGGTGGGGGTCTTCAGCTAATTCCGCCTCAGTCGGGACTGCT
This region includes:
- a CDS encoding SAM-dependent methyltransferase, whose product is MKLEEVVPWGRTLEEYKLMFNLSEIDLNLKILGCGDGPASFNAEMTELGHSVVSIDPIYQFSTEQIEQRVRATYELVISQVKQNSSHYIWKNFENADELGKSRLGAMEKFLLDYESGRVSGRYLCQSLPNLEFSGDQFQLCLCSHLLFLYSEQLSLDFHLASIYELMRISPEVRIFPLLNLAGEQSLYLDHVLEDLSNKGYDVQVQLVGYEFQKGGNQMLKISR